A segment of the Sphingobacterium oryzagri genome:
TACAATTTCATTAACGAGCAACGGATCATACAAAGACCGGACTTTAACATAGTTTTTGGAAAAACCGTGCATGTATCCATCTTTAACATCGCTTTCAAACAAAACATCACCAATTTTGCCTAGCTGCATTGCATAAAAAGCGCGTCGTTTTTTCTCAGACAATATGTGAAGCATCTTGCTCCGGTCGCTGCGTTGAGCGCCTGGTACAGCGCCTTCCATCTGTGCAGCAATGGTATTTTCTCTTTCTGAATAGGTAAAGACATGTAAATAGGAAATATCCATGTCATTTAAAAAGTTGTAGGTATCAATAAAATCTTCGCGTGTTTCTCCGGGAAAACCTACAATAACATCGACACCAATGCAGCAATCTGGCATCAGAGATTTGATTTTGGCAACACGCTCGGCGTAGAGTTCGCGTTTATAGCGTCGCCGCATCATGCCCAGCACTTTATTGTTGCCCGACTGCAAAGGCATATGAAAATGAGGAACGAACCGTTTGGATTGAGCGACAAATTCGATGATTTCATTGGCCAGCAAATTTGGCTCGATAGAGGAAATACGAATACGATCGATGCCTTCCACATCGTCCAGAGCTTTGACCAAATCCAGAAATTTATCCTGACGTTTTCCATCACGAATACCAAAGTCACCAATATTCACGCCCGTCAGCACAATTTCTTTCACACCAGATGCCGCGATTTCTTCTGCCTGACGCACAATATCGGCTATGTTGCCCGAGCGGCTGGCGCCACGCGCCAATGGTATCGTGCAAAACGTACAAGAATAGTCACAGCCATCCTGCACCTTCAAAAACGTACGCGTCCGATCGCCTATCGAAAAAGCAGACACAAACTGCTTGGTTTCATCAATGGGCGCATTGTGGATGATGGCTTTATCCGTTTTCGTCAAATCATTGATGTGCTCAATGATATTAAACTTTTCGGCAGCGCCCAATACCATATCAACGCCAGGAATCTCCGCAATTTCTTTTGGTTTGAGCTGCGCATAGCATCCCACAATAGTAACGTAAGCGTTAGGCGAATGCTTCAACGCCTCCTTAACCACTTTGCGGCACTTC
Coding sequences within it:
- the mtaB gene encoding tRNA (N(6)-L-threonylcarbamoyladenosine(37)-C(2))-methylthiotransferase MtaB, producing the protein MSKKVAFYTLGCKLNFSETSSIGRIFKDAGYETTPFNSQADVYVINTCSVTDHADKKCRKVVKEALKHSPNAYVTIVGCYAQLKPKEIAEIPGVDMVLGAAEKFNIIEHINDLTKTDKAIIHNAPIDETKQFVSAFSIGDRTRTFLKVQDGCDYSCTFCTIPLARGASRSGNIADIVRQAEEIAASGVKEIVLTGVNIGDFGIRDGKRQDKFLDLVKALDDVEGIDRIRISSIEPNLLANEIIEFVAQSKRFVPHFHMPLQSGNNKVLGMMRRRYKRELYAERVAKIKSLMPDCCIGVDVIVGFPGETREDFIDTYNFLNDMDISYLHVFTYSERENTIAAQMEGAVPGAQRSDRSKMLHILSEKKRRAFYAMQLGKIGDVLFESDVKDGYMHGFSKNYVKVRSLYDPLLVNEIVPVKFVSITEQGEVDVEELPAVLAH